A DNA window from Micromonospora sp. NBC_01739 contains the following coding sequences:
- a CDS encoding flotillin family protein, whose amino-acid sequence MEVITTGIGILLAVVLLVALGVVFMVSRLFRKVEQGKALIVSKVRRVDVTFTGAVVMPVLHKAEIMDISVKTIDIERTGNEGLICRDNIRADIRITFFVRVNKTVEDVIKVAQAIGTARASDRETLQELFNAKFSEALKTVGKQLDFVDLYTKRDEFRDQIIRVIGTDLNGYSLEDAAIDFLEQTPMSQLDPANILDAQGIRKITELTTQENVRTNEFRRSEEKEITRQNVDAKEAILELERRQADAEAKQQREIETVRAREQAEVTRVRAEERLRAETANIRTDEQLGIQHENRAREIAVAEKNRERVIAIETERIEKDRMLEVIGRERETELSTIAKNKEVEAEKRAIAEVVRERIAVEKTVAEQEENIKRLRVVEEAERTRQAVIIQAEAEAQENLVKDIKAAEAAEAAAKHKAREQLVLAEARQQAAELETRAKIRLAEGVQAETAAAGLAEVQVQERSAEAIEKVGRAEVAVEREKLLAAADAVREKLKGEAEGLTEKAAAMAALDDATREHEEYRLRLELEKEVRLAGLDTQRQVAEAQAKLVATGLEKANIDIVGGDSVFFDRLLSSISFGKSVDGFVAHSDVAKNLTKPWLDGSASFTDDLARMVGSLNSADVQNLTLSAFLAQQMRAGGADQGKLQELLKAAQRLGVAETPVAALTGSRQRAGE is encoded by the coding sequence ATGGAAGTCATCACCACTGGAATCGGCATACTCCTCGCCGTCGTCCTGCTCGTCGCGCTCGGCGTGGTGTTCATGGTCAGTCGGTTGTTCCGCAAGGTCGAGCAGGGCAAGGCGCTGATCGTCTCCAAGGTCCGGCGGGTCGATGTGACCTTCACCGGCGCGGTCGTGATGCCCGTCCTGCACAAGGCCGAGATCATGGACATCTCGGTCAAGACCATCGACATCGAACGGACCGGCAACGAGGGCCTGATCTGCCGCGACAACATCCGGGCCGACATCCGGATCACCTTCTTCGTCCGGGTCAACAAGACCGTCGAAGACGTGATCAAGGTGGCGCAGGCGATCGGCACCGCGCGGGCCAGCGACCGGGAGACCCTGCAGGAGCTGTTCAACGCCAAGTTCTCCGAGGCGCTCAAGACGGTAGGTAAGCAGCTCGACTTCGTCGACCTCTACACCAAGCGTGACGAGTTCCGCGACCAGATCATCCGGGTGATCGGCACCGACCTCAACGGGTACAGCCTGGAGGACGCGGCGATCGACTTCCTGGAGCAGACGCCGATGTCGCAGCTCGACCCGGCGAACATCCTGGACGCCCAGGGCATCCGGAAGATCACCGAGCTGACCACCCAGGAGAACGTCCGGACCAACGAGTTCCGGCGCAGCGAGGAGAAGGAGATCACCCGCCAGAACGTCGACGCCAAGGAAGCGATCCTTGAGCTTGAGCGACGGCAGGCGGACGCCGAGGCCAAGCAGCAGCGCGAGATCGAGACCGTACGGGCCCGTGAGCAGGCCGAGGTCACCCGGGTACGTGCCGAGGAGCGGCTGCGCGCCGAGACCGCGAACATCCGTACCGACGAGCAGTTGGGCATCCAGCACGAGAACCGGGCCCGCGAGATCGCGGTGGCCGAGAAGAACCGCGAGCGGGTCATCGCCATCGAGACCGAGCGGATCGAGAAGGACCGCATGCTGGAGGTCATCGGCCGGGAGCGGGAGACCGAGCTGAGCACGATCGCCAAGAACAAGGAGGTCGAGGCCGAGAAGCGGGCCATCGCCGAGGTCGTCCGGGAGCGGATCGCGGTGGAGAAGACCGTGGCCGAGCAGGAGGAGAACATCAAGCGGCTGCGGGTGGTCGAGGAGGCCGAGCGGACCCGCCAGGCGGTGATCATCCAGGCCGAGGCCGAGGCGCAGGAGAACCTGGTCAAGGACATCAAGGCCGCGGAGGCAGCCGAGGCGGCCGCCAAGCACAAGGCCCGCGAGCAACTGGTGCTGGCCGAGGCCCGGCAGCAGGCCGCCGAGTTGGAGACCCGGGCGAAGATCCGGTTGGCCGAGGGCGTCCAGGCCGAGACCGCCGCGGCCGGCCTGGCCGAGGTGCAGGTGCAGGAGCGCAGCGCCGAGGCGATCGAGAAGGTCGGCCGCGCGGAGGTCGCGGTGGAGCGGGAGAAGCTGCTGGCCGCCGCCGACGCGGTACGCGAGAAGCTGAAGGGCGAGGCCGAGGGCCTCACCGAGAAGGCCGCCGCGATGGCCGCGCTGGACGACGCCACCCGAGAGCACGAGGAGTACCGGCTGCGCCTGGAGTTGGAGAAGGAGGTCCGCCTCGCCGGGCTGGACACCCAACGGCAGGTCGCCGAGGCGCAGGCCAAGCTGGTCGCCACCGGCCTGGAGAAGGCGAACATCGACATCGTCGGCGGGGACAGCGTCTTCTTCGACCGGCTGCTCAGCTCGATCTCGTTCGGCAAGAGTGTGGACGGTTTCGTGGCCCACTCGGACGTGGCGAAGAACCTGACCAAGCCGTGGCTCGACGGCAGCGCCAGCTTCACCGACGACCTGGCCCGGATGGTCGGCTCGCTGAACAGCGCCGACGTGCAGAACCTCACCCTGTCGGCCTTCCTGGCACAGCAGATGCGCGCCGGTGGCGCCGACCAGGGCAAGCTCCAGGAGTTGCTGAAGGCCGCGCAGCGGCTGGGCGTGGCGGAGACCCCGGTCGCCGCCCTGACCGGCTCGCGGCAGCGCGCCGGTGAGTGA
- a CDS encoding DNA repair ATPase → MSEPTAGGAGRTPGTTGPAPGTRPGEAEAAVRSVDAEGATGSPGLDDGSYEVLRRRLAAQAAELAQRAEALNARRLEVFGSTELRLLSTERIRTEHNCVPRDIVSVGGLMLFGYNVFIGLKPETSVDDVFSLHRFVRESAGETEAFRFDEAGHDELPGLLRHPQFVRDFSELYRYYRQARLLQLRRVDGRLLAVFQTGPRTEDIRVLRWQVGVDGVPEYLDSRGERDHVFPPSHDFEWIETTREDHVLGRHPHISIDGEVFVETVGGTLTVKVENNTEVGEGIYSEPVDEPLQSLADADVHWARVGTLILMRLRPYKETQWRHLVFNTISREVIRLDGIGVACQRLPEDHGIIFPGGYHLATGVTRTFDTEVTGLEFERVVRSPNGEDVLYVFHARDDGRSLLLPYNAIRKEVAAPIPCHGFSLFDDGTLVVFRAVSEEPTRVHPMQIWQTPYVSDAYAAAQPAGTGPLERIGNADLVRGISDSLSAARMVEGTATAEVYEALIAACGRISDHYHWLGEEELGDLATPLVGLRRTATAVLEEHEKVRTLTEQARVEVEASAEQIASLARRARGEAPLTADDWVAQLGGLRRARGHLETLRELRYVDHARIDELAGRLDEELAVAGRRAVEFLRRDEAFTGYQQEVDRLAARSAEIGTVAEAGTVSEELAARTEGLQTITDVVGGLDIADATVRTAILGRVGEVLGAVNRARAVLDKRRRELAAVEGRAGFAAEFALLGQAVAGALAAADTAERCDEQLGRLLLRVEELESRFGEFDDFLAELATRRTDIYEAFSSRKQALLDERSRRADRLVASAERIMVSVHRRAGTLGSLDEINTYFAADPMVGKLRAVVEELRTLGDAVRAEELDGRVRAARQEAGRGLRDRLDLYADGGETIRLGRHRFAVNTQPIDVAVVPHEGRMAVAVTGTDYRAPVRDEEFQQTQRFWDQLLVSESPQVYRAEHLAATILSAAEAGRDGLTLDALHTAAVDGDDLRDLVQRIAETRYDEGYERGVHDHDAAEILRVLLRLHAGAELLRYPPADRAAACLFWRYGTEESTRTAWTARAASLARARKRFGRPDGQDAADGLCAELATAIEGFLRETGLPVPEGGTNLAGEYLFEELSVPPVRFVTGSGALTMLERFRRALGGTQSRSSREFDEDLRALGGDLAGRHQLVQAWLTAFLATDDGDLSAYDLPEAVAVELCGTDLPRENSTAAMSETVGGLLGAHPRIEGSTLAVRLDEMLARTRAFRTDLIPAYRDYQRRRNALVDSERDRLRLEEYRPKVMNAFVRNRLLDEVYLPLIGDNLARQLGATGDGKRVDQSGLLLLISPPGYGKTTLMEYVASRLGLVFVKVNGPALGTKVTSLDPAEAPDATARQEVEKISFALELGNNVLLYLDDIQHTNPELLQKFISLCDGQRRMEGVWGGRTRTYDLRGKRFAVCMAGNPYTESGKRFRIPDMLANRADVWNLGDVLSGREEVFALSYIENSLTANPVLAPLAGRERADLELLVRMARGDDSVRPDQLSHAYQPVELEQIVSVLRKLLRVQQVVLANNQAYIASAAQSDDARTEPPFQLQGSYRNMNKLAERVVPVLTDDELEAVIDDHYLGEAQTLAAGAEANLLKLAELRGRLTPEQAARWAEVKGAFQRTRALGGAGDDPVDRAVGALGLLADRVNSIAAAIVKGRAPY, encoded by the coding sequence GTGAGTGAGCCGACCGCCGGTGGTGCCGGGCGTACGCCCGGCACCACCGGCCCGGCCCCGGGAACCCGACCCGGCGAAGCGGAGGCGGCCGTCCGCAGCGTGGACGCGGAGGGCGCGACCGGCTCCCCGGGGCTGGACGACGGCAGCTACGAGGTGCTGCGCAGGCGGCTGGCCGCCCAGGCCGCCGAGTTGGCCCAGCGGGCCGAAGCGCTCAACGCCCGGCGGCTGGAGGTCTTCGGCAGCACCGAACTGCGGCTGCTGAGCACCGAGCGGATCCGTACCGAGCACAACTGCGTGCCCCGGGACATCGTCTCCGTCGGCGGGTTGATGCTGTTCGGCTACAACGTCTTCATCGGCCTCAAGCCGGAGACGAGCGTCGACGACGTCTTCTCCCTGCACCGGTTCGTCCGCGAGTCGGCCGGTGAGACGGAGGCCTTCCGGTTCGACGAGGCCGGTCACGACGAACTGCCCGGTCTGCTGCGCCACCCGCAGTTCGTCCGCGACTTCTCCGAGCTGTACCGCTACTACCGGCAGGCCCGGCTGCTGCAACTGCGCCGGGTGGACGGCCGACTGCTGGCGGTGTTCCAGACCGGGCCGCGCACCGAGGACATCCGGGTGCTGCGCTGGCAGGTCGGTGTCGACGGGGTGCCGGAGTACCTGGACAGCCGGGGGGAGCGGGACCACGTCTTCCCGCCCAGCCACGACTTCGAGTGGATCGAGACCACCCGCGAGGACCACGTCCTCGGCCGGCACCCGCACATCTCCATCGACGGTGAGGTCTTCGTCGAGACCGTGGGCGGCACCCTGACCGTCAAGGTGGAGAACAACACCGAGGTCGGCGAGGGCATCTACAGCGAGCCGGTGGACGAGCCGTTGCAGAGCCTGGCCGACGCCGACGTGCACTGGGCGCGGGTCGGCACGTTGATCCTGATGCGGCTGCGGCCGTACAAGGAGACCCAGTGGCGGCACCTGGTCTTCAACACCATCAGCCGTGAGGTCATCCGGCTGGACGGCATCGGGGTGGCCTGCCAACGGCTGCCGGAGGACCACGGCATCATCTTCCCCGGCGGCTACCACCTGGCCACCGGGGTCACCCGCACCTTCGACACCGAGGTCACCGGCCTGGAGTTCGAGCGGGTGGTGCGCTCGCCGAACGGCGAGGACGTGCTCTACGTCTTCCACGCCCGCGACGACGGGCGCTCGCTGCTGCTGCCGTACAACGCGATCCGCAAGGAGGTCGCCGCACCGATCCCGTGTCACGGGTTCTCGCTGTTCGACGACGGCACCCTGGTGGTGTTCCGGGCGGTCTCCGAGGAGCCGACCCGGGTCCACCCGATGCAGATCTGGCAGACCCCGTACGTCTCGGACGCGTACGCCGCCGCGCAGCCGGCCGGCACCGGGCCCCTGGAGCGGATCGGCAACGCGGACCTGGTCCGGGGCATCTCCGACTCGCTGTCGGCGGCCCGGATGGTCGAGGGCACCGCCACGGCCGAGGTGTACGAGGCGCTGATCGCCGCCTGTGGCCGGATCAGCGACCACTACCACTGGCTGGGCGAGGAGGAACTCGGCGACCTGGCCACCCCGTTGGTCGGACTGCGGCGGACCGCCACCGCCGTGCTGGAGGAGCACGAGAAGGTTCGTACCCTCACCGAGCAGGCCCGAGTCGAGGTGGAGGCCAGCGCCGAGCAGATCGCCTCGCTGGCCCGCCGGGCCCGGGGCGAGGCGCCGCTGACCGCGGACGACTGGGTGGCCCAACTGGGTGGCCTGCGGCGGGCCCGGGGACACCTGGAGACCCTGCGCGAGCTGCGGTACGTCGATCATGCCCGGATCGACGAGCTGGCCGGGCGGCTGGACGAGGAACTGGCAGTGGCCGGCCGCCGGGCGGTGGAGTTCCTCCGCCGGGACGAGGCGTTCACCGGCTACCAGCAGGAGGTGGACCGGCTGGCCGCCCGGTCCGCCGAGATCGGCACGGTGGCCGAGGCCGGGACGGTCAGCGAGGAGTTGGCCGCCCGCACCGAAGGGCTCCAGACCATCACCGATGTGGTGGGTGGGCTGGACATCGCCGACGCGACCGTCCGTACCGCCATTCTGGGTCGGGTCGGCGAGGTGCTGGGGGCGGTCAACCGGGCGCGGGCGGTGCTCGACAAGCGCCGTCGTGAGCTGGCCGCCGTGGAGGGGCGGGCCGGTTTCGCGGCCGAGTTCGCGCTGCTGGGGCAGGCGGTGGCCGGTGCGCTGGCGGCGGCCGACACGGCCGAACGCTGCGACGAGCAACTGGGTCGGCTGCTGCTGCGGGTGGAGGAGCTGGAGTCGCGGTTCGGGGAGTTCGACGACTTCCTGGCCGAACTGGCCACCCGGCGTACCGACATCTACGAGGCCTTCTCCAGCCGCAAGCAGGCCCTGCTGGACGAGCGGTCCCGCCGCGCCGACCGGCTGGTCGCCTCCGCCGAGCGGATCATGGTCAGTGTGCACCGGCGGGCCGGCACCCTGGGCTCACTGGACGAGATCAACACCTACTTCGCGGCCGATCCGATGGTCGGCAAGCTGCGTGCGGTGGTCGAGGAGTTGCGTACCCTCGGCGACGCGGTGCGGGCCGAGGAGCTGGACGGCCGGGTCCGGGCCGCCCGCCAGGAGGCCGGGCGCGGCCTGCGCGACCGGCTGGACCTGTACGCCGACGGTGGCGAGACCATCCGGCTGGGTCGGCACCGGTTCGCAGTGAACACCCAGCCCATCGATGTGGCCGTGGTGCCGCACGAGGGCCGGATGGCGGTCGCGGTGACCGGCACGGACTACCGGGCCCCGGTGCGCGACGAGGAGTTCCAGCAGACCCAGCGGTTCTGGGACCAGCTCCTGGTTTCCGAGTCGCCGCAGGTGTACCGGGCGGAACACCTGGCCGCCACCATCCTGTCCGCCGCCGAGGCCGGCCGCGACGGGCTGACTCTGGACGCCCTGCACACCGCGGCGGTCGACGGCGATGACCTGCGGGACCTGGTCCAGCGGATCGCCGAGACCCGCTACGACGAGGGGTACGAGCGCGGTGTGCACGACCACGACGCCGCCGAGATCCTGCGGGTGCTGCTGCGCCTGCACGCCGGGGCGGAACTGCTGCGCTACCCACCCGCCGACCGCGCCGCCGCCTGCCTGTTCTGGCGGTACGGCACCGAGGAGTCGACCCGGACGGCCTGGACGGCACGGGCCGCCTCGCTGGCCCGGGCCCGCAAGCGGTTCGGTCGACCCGACGGTCAAGACGCCGCCGACGGGCTCTGCGCCGAGCTGGCCACCGCGATCGAGGGGTTCCTGCGGGAGACCGGGCTGCCCGTACCGGAGGGCGGGACCAACCTGGCCGGGGAGTACCTGTTCGAGGAGCTGTCCGTACCCCCGGTGCGGTTCGTCACCGGCAGTGGGGCCCTGACCATGCTGGAGCGGTTCCGGCGGGCCCTGGGGGGTACCCAGTCACGCTCCTCCCGGGAGTTCGACGAGGACCTGCGGGCCCTCGGCGGTGACCTGGCCGGTCGCCACCAGTTGGTGCAGGCCTGGCTGACCGCCTTCCTCGCCACCGACGACGGCGACCTGTCCGCCTACGACCTGCCGGAGGCGGTCGCCGTCGAGCTGTGCGGCACCGACCTGCCCCGGGAGAACAGCACCGCCGCCATGTCGGAGACCGTCGGCGGACTGCTCGGGGCCCACCCCCGGATCGAGGGCTCCACCCTGGCGGTACGCCTGGACGAGATGCTGGCCCGCACCCGGGCCTTCCGCACCGACCTGATCCCGGCGTACCGGGACTACCAGCGGCGACGCAACGCCCTGGTGGACTCCGAGCGGGACCGGTTGCGGCTGGAGGAGTACCGGCCGAAGGTGATGAACGCCTTCGTCCGCAACCGGCTGCTCGACGAGGTGTACCTGCCGCTGATCGGTGACAACCTGGCCCGGCAGCTCGGCGCCACCGGCGACGGCAAGCGGGTCGACCAGTCCGGCCTGCTGCTGCTGATCTCCCCGCCCGGCTACGGCAAGACCACCCTGATGGAGTACGTGGCCAGCCGCCTCGGCCTGGTCTTCGTCAAGGTCAACGGGCCGGCCCTGGGTACGAAGGTCACCTCCCTGGACCCGGCGGAGGCCCCGGACGCCACCGCCCGACAGGAGGTGGAGAAGATCTCCTTCGCCCTGGAGTTGGGCAACAACGTCCTGCTCTACCTGGACGACATCCAGCACACCAACCCGGAGCTGCTGCAGAAGTTCATCTCCCTGTGCGACGGGCAGCGCCGGATGGAGGGGGTCTGGGGCGGCCGGACCCGCACCTACGACCTGCGGGGCAAGCGGTTCGCGGTGTGCATGGCCGGCAACCCGTACACCGAATCGGGCAAGCGGTTCCGGATCCCGGACATGCTCGCCAACCGGGCCGACGTGTGGAACCTCGGCGATGTGCTCTCCGGCCGGGAGGAGGTCTTCGCGCTCAGCTACATCGAGAACTCGCTGACCGCCAATCCGGTGCTGGCGCCGCTGGCCGGACGGGAACGCGCCGACCTGGAACTGCTGGTCCGGATGGCGCGGGGCGACGACAGCGTACGACCCGATCAGCTGTCGCATGCGTACCAGCCGGTGGAGTTGGAACAGATCGTCTCGGTGCTGCGCAAACTGCTGCGGGTGCAGCAGGTGGTGCTGGCCAACAACCAGGCGTACATCGCCTCGGCGGCGCAGTCCGACGACGCCCGCACCGAGCCGCCGTTCCAGCTCCAGGGGTCGTACCGAAACATGAACAAGCTGGCCGAGCGGGTCGTCCCGGTGCTCACCGACGACGAGTTGGAAGCGGTGATCGACGACCACTACCTGGGCGAGGCGCAGACCCTGGCCGCGGGCGCGGAGGCGAACCTGCTCAAACTCGCCGAGCTGCGCGGCCGGCTCACCCCCGAGCAGGCCGCCCGCTGGGCCGAGGTGAAGGGCGCCTTCCAACGCACCCGGGCCCTCGGCGGTGCCGGCGACGACCCGGTCGACCGGGCCGTCGGCGCCCTCGGCCTGCTCGCCGACCGGGTCAACAGCATCGCCGCCGCCATTGTGAAAGGAAGGGCACCTTATTAA
- a CDS encoding serine hydrolase domain-containing protein, whose protein sequence is MWSFRRTLIAGVALGAVLAGTVPTPAGAVPTAHRGCHLGALDPSGLVAAVGTIPDQKLTTTSVHLRVTTPAGCFNDTFGVRDLRSAAPVPPYARFRIGSVTKVFTAVVVYQLVAEGQLDLDAPVRPYLPDLVPAHWPAITVRQLLAHTSGLPSPVLPDGLDWQLAHRYDRWTPEEIVRTALVNPPEYQPGTAQRYTNMGYILAGILIERVTGRSYAEQMRQRIFQPLGLRDTYAPGAATGIRGPHVRGYQKVIRDGGTELVDATRWSQTFTPASGDLISTLADLDRFTAALFGGRLLAPAQQRELFSHPWAGAELSNGGLSSVRLPDGRIFWGKSGARYGYQALIGGIGNGDLRVAFAATPTDAKADGQSALAQRLLGAILALT, encoded by the coding sequence ATGTGGAGCTTCAGACGTACCCTCATCGCCGGTGTCGCCCTCGGCGCCGTGCTGGCCGGCACCGTGCCCACCCCCGCCGGTGCGGTCCCCACCGCGCACCGGGGCTGCCACCTCGGTGCCCTCGATCCCAGCGGGCTGGTGGCAGCGGTCGGCACCATCCCCGACCAGAAACTCACCACCACCAGCGTCCACCTGCGGGTCACCACCCCAGCCGGATGCTTCAACGACACCTTCGGCGTCCGCGACCTGCGGTCTGCGGCACCGGTGCCGCCGTACGCCCGGTTCCGGATCGGCAGCGTGACCAAAGTCTTCACCGCCGTGGTCGTCTACCAGTTGGTGGCGGAGGGCCAACTGGACCTCGACGCGCCGGTACGGCCGTACCTGCCGGACCTGGTCCCAGCCCACTGGCCGGCGATCACCGTGCGGCAGTTGCTCGCCCACACCAGCGGCCTGCCCAGCCCGGTCCTGCCCGACGGGCTCGACTGGCAGCTGGCCCACCGCTACGACCGCTGGACCCCTGAGGAGATCGTCCGGACGGCGCTGGTGAACCCACCGGAGTACCAGCCCGGCACGGCGCAGCGCTACACCAACATGGGCTACATCCTCGCCGGCATCCTGATTGAGCGGGTGACCGGCAGGTCGTACGCGGAGCAGATGCGGCAGCGGATCTTCCAGCCGCTCGGGTTGCGCGACACGTACGCGCCCGGTGCCGCCACCGGCATCCGGGGTCCACACGTCCGGGGCTACCAGAAGGTGATCCGCGACGGGGGTACCGAACTGGTGGACGCCACCCGGTGGAGCCAGACTTTCACGCCCGCCTCCGGTGATCTCATCTCGACCCTCGCCGACCTGGACCGGTTCACCGCCGCCCTGTTCGGCGGCCGGTTGCTCGCCCCCGCCCAGCAGCGCGAACTGTTCAGCCACCCGTGGGCCGGCGCGGAACTGAGCAACGGCGGACTCTCCTCGGTACGGCTCCCCGACGGTCGTATCTTCTGGGGCAAATCCGGTGCCCGCTACGGCTACCAGGCGCTCATCGGCGGCATCGGGAACGGTGACCTGCGGGTCGCGTTCGCCGCCACCCCGACCGACGCCAAGGCCGACGGGCAGTCCGCACTCGCTCAGCGGCTTCTCGGTGCCATCCTGGCGCTCACCTGA
- a CDS encoding AMP-binding protein has product MELPFVVATLTRRGLLTPGRPIRVASQLSALRTWGWSLAGELRQAAARDPDRIAIIDDQGTQLTYAELLDRCLRLARALRAGLGVAPGDRIGVFGRNHPGLVETIVAATLLGADAVLINTGLSPAQLTTVAQEQQLRVLVHDDEFAERILGLPADLRRLDERAREELIRTALPGELQPPERDGRIIVLTSGTTGAPKGARRPTPTGFGPLVAIIDRIPLHVRDRVMIAAPVFHTWGYAALQVCLALRATIVLHRRFDPATTLEALERHRCQALFAVPVMLQRLMEVPPPEHRPLLKVVAVSGSALPGGLPSAFMDRYGEVLYNLYGSTEASWASIAVPADLRQAPTTAGRPPHGTRLAILDDTDQPVPAGQVGRIFVGNEMLFEGYTSGADRERHDGLLDTGDLGRLNTDGLLFVDGRADDMIVSGGENVFPSEVENLLALLPQVREAAVVGVPDPEYGQRLAAFLGLYPGETLDADAVREYVRHYLARFSVPRDVVFVKYLPRNATGKVLTRELRDYIG; this is encoded by the coding sequence CACCCTGACCCGGCGGGGCCTGCTCACCCCGGGGCGGCCGATCCGGGTCGCCTCCCAGCTCAGCGCGCTACGCACCTGGGGTTGGAGCCTGGCCGGTGAACTCCGCCAGGCCGCGGCGCGCGACCCCGACCGGATCGCGATCATCGACGACCAGGGCACCCAGCTGACGTACGCCGAACTGCTCGACCGCTGCCTGCGGCTGGCCCGCGCGCTGCGCGCCGGACTGGGCGTCGCCCCCGGGGACCGGATCGGCGTGTTCGGCCGCAACCATCCGGGCCTGGTGGAGACCATCGTCGCGGCCACCCTGCTCGGTGCGGACGCCGTACTGATCAACACCGGCCTCTCCCCGGCACAGCTGACCACAGTGGCGCAGGAACAGCAGCTACGGGTCCTGGTGCACGACGACGAGTTCGCCGAACGGATCCTCGGGCTGCCGGCCGACCTGCGCCGCCTCGACGAGCGGGCCCGGGAGGAACTGATCCGCACCGCCCTCCCCGGCGAGCTGCAACCCCCCGAGCGGGACGGCCGGATCATCGTGCTCACCTCCGGCACCACCGGAGCGCCGAAGGGCGCCCGCCGCCCCACCCCCACCGGGTTCGGTCCGCTGGTCGCCATCATCGACCGGATCCCGCTGCACGTCCGGGACCGGGTGATGATCGCCGCCCCGGTCTTTCACACCTGGGGGTACGCGGCCCTTCAGGTCTGCCTGGCCCTGCGGGCCACCATCGTGCTGCACCGCCGCTTCGACCCGGCCACCACCCTGGAGGCCCTGGAACGCCACCGGTGCCAGGCCCTGTTCGCGGTGCCGGTGATGCTGCAACGCCTGATGGAGGTGCCACCGCCGGAGCACCGGCCGCTCCTGAAGGTGGTGGCGGTGAGCGGATCGGCACTGCCCGGCGGCCTGCCCTCGGCCTTCATGGACCGCTACGGCGAGGTGCTCTACAACCTGTACGGCTCGACGGAGGCCTCCTGGGCCTCCATCGCGGTCCCCGCCGACCTGCGTCAGGCCCCCACCACCGCCGGCCGCCCGCCGCACGGTACCCGGCTGGCGATCCTCGACGACACCGACCAGCCGGTCCCGGCGGGCCAGGTGGGACGCATCTTCGTCGGCAACGAGATGCTCTTCGAGGGCTACACCTCCGGAGCCGACCGGGAACGCCACGACGGCCTGCTGGACACCGGGGACCTGGGTCGGCTCAACACCGACGGGCTCCTCTTCGTCGACGGCCGGGCCGACGACATGATCGTCTCCGGCGGGGAGAACGTCTTTCCCTCCGAGGTGGAGAACCTGCTGGCCCTACTGCCCCAGGTACGCGAGGCCGCCGTCGTCGGGGTCCCCGACCCCGAGTACGGTCAGCGGCTCGCCGCCTTCCTCGGCCTGTACCCCGGCGAGACCCTCGACGCCGACGCGGTCCGCGAATACGTCCGGCACTATCTCGCCCGGTTCTCCGTGCCCCGGGACGTCGTCTTCGTCAAGTACCTGCCCCGCAACGCCACCGGCAAGGTGTTGACCCGCGAACTACGCGACTACATCGGTTGA
- a CDS encoding MauE/DoxX family redox-associated membrane protein: MSGFSTLVTVVALGGALLLLVAGVGHAVHPQRVRALLARQALLPSVMQTWAGRLLGATEVGLALVVLGVVLLAPHLSAAGYALLAGTYLVLAGYAEVLRRRRPGTPCGCLAGARSTGLPVVIRALIFAAAAAAAAGSVAVAAAASQAESVLRPGLEVWLAAGVTATAGWLVPELF; encoded by the coding sequence GTGAGTGGGTTCTCCACGCTGGTGACCGTGGTGGCACTGGGTGGGGCCCTGCTGCTGCTCGTGGCCGGGGTCGGTCATGCCGTGCACCCGCAGCGGGTCCGGGCCCTGCTGGCCCGGCAGGCTCTGCTGCCCTCCGTGATGCAAACCTGGGCCGGCCGGCTGCTGGGCGCCACCGAGGTGGGTCTGGCCCTGGTGGTCCTCGGTGTCGTGCTGCTCGCCCCGCACCTGTCCGCCGCCGGGTACGCCCTGCTGGCGGGCACCTACCTCGTCTTGGCGGGCTACGCCGAGGTGCTCCGAAGGCGTCGCCCCGGTACTCCCTGCGGCTGCCTGGCGGGTGCCCGATCCACCGGCCTCCCGGTGGTGATCCGCGCGCTGATCTTCGCGGCGGCAGCCGCTGCCGCAGCCGGGTCGGTCGCCGTGGCGGCAGCGGCATCCCAAGCCGAGTCGGTGCTCCGACCCGGTCTCGAAGTGTGGCTGGCCGCCGGCGTGACGGCCACCGCCGGATGGCTGGTGCCGGAACTGTTCTGA
- a CDS encoding SigE family RNA polymerase sigma factor yields the protein MEADEFEMFVRQSTPALRRYARAVAADPDQAEDLLQETYVRMAGAWHRLLVEGNPLGYAKTTMVRLHISWMRTLVRRARLTPPARPLVADGGLGRVDDHDQLRRMLADLPPLQRVVLVLSYLDDLSDEAIAEAIGRRPATVRSLRHRALGAIRAELPTHVGADREVAG from the coding sequence ATGGAAGCCGACGAGTTCGAGATGTTCGTCCGCCAGTCCACGCCGGCGCTGCGCCGGTACGCGCGTGCGGTGGCCGCTGACCCGGACCAGGCCGAGGACCTCCTCCAGGAGACCTACGTGCGGATGGCCGGCGCGTGGCACCGCCTGCTGGTCGAAGGCAACCCACTCGGGTACGCGAAGACCACCATGGTCCGACTGCACATCAGTTGGATGCGGACCCTGGTCCGCCGGGCCCGGCTGACCCCACCGGCCCGCCCTCTGGTCGCCGACGGGGGACTGGGCCGGGTCGACGACCACGACCAGCTCCGCCGGATGCTGGCCGACCTTCCTCCCTTGCAGCGGGTGGTGCTCGTGTTGTCGTACCTGGACGACCTGAGTGACGAGGCGATCGCCGAGGCCATCGGACGGCGACCGGCCACGGTCCGTTCGCTGCGTCATCGAGCCCTGGGCGCGATTCGCGCCGAGCTGCCCACCCATGTCGGCGCTGATCGGGAGGTCGCGGGATGA